In the genome of Oncorhynchus nerka isolate Pitt River linkage group LG27, Oner_Uvic_2.0, whole genome shotgun sequence, the window TTTAATTGAACTGGAGAAGGGTGGAATTTATTTTCGTAGGTGGCAACAACACCATCTCAATGATGAACTGCCGCGTAAATGGTTGCACCAttgaaccttttttttttttacgccaACAACATTACAGATAGCCGGGATTTAGCGCAATAATGTGTTTTTATTGGATCTAGATTAAATTGTCTCTTTTTGCCTGAATACCGAATCATAAGGTAATTTGAAAAGAGCCAACTGCAGATACTACGGATAGGCCACACCGCCACTTGGTAATATAAACCGTTTGTTGATGAACACGAATCCATTCTCATCCATAACCACCTCCTGTGCATTAATGCACCCGTTTCAGTGGTGTAACGGTTGTAGTTAACTAATTTCTGTTTATTTAAAAAagcaagcaagtatagtgtagagaatcattgtaccattttaaaccgctgtgaaatatattttccataaccaaagatattgtattttcagctgtttgaagctggtgaacAAAtctgaaagtaaaagatgcaaaaatgaAATGTAAGAATggaaagcatagaaatagcacacagaacagatctactgcttcttagacttgctttccaTGAGAATGAcacagtggcggtcagtgccatttaagatgagggaggatgattttTCTTTTCATgcgcatggccttatttctattacagcatattggattaCTCTCATTCACccagtatattttttaaatgttttacaatttacatttttatgaaattcactgaggggGATGGtcctcccattccttctctgagGAGCATCCACTGGAATGActgatctataactcacatttctatgtgtaTTTGGTCAGGTCCCACAAaaggttacatattgcagctCTAAACTGGTAGTCATTTTACATGTTTAATCTATCCATCAATTATTTATTCACACACTCATTATATTTATGCAGTGCACTTGCTATCGACTAAAGCTGTTAGGGGGCCACTCAAGTTGGGTTTGACATGCTATTGCTTTTTCAATAATTAACCCCTTTATTATTTGTCATGTAATCTAATTGCTTTCTTATTAATGCTGTTTGCTTGCCTGTTCATGATCCTTGCCATAGCGCTGCAACTTTCATGTAATCTCCTTGATGTTTTAAGAAATAACTGTGGTGAAATTCAAAGTGGTTTGGTTGGAGAATGAAGATGCTTGGAATTCACACCTTTTCTTCAGACTCTCAGTGGTCCGCCCAGTGTTTGGCTAGTTCAAGTagtattacattttttacataaaATTAGCTTTCTAATTTTTATCATTTATaaaatatataactatatattggTGTGCACATGTTATTCTGAGACatcttgacttggactgaatgtCAATGCCTAGTTGACCatttaataaaacatttttttttattttttacatgagGCTCCATCAGGGTGCACACTAAGAAAATGTATGTCAGGCTCGTTTGGTCTGCTCTGAATATCATGCCAAACACTCCTGACAATATCAGAGTTGTTTCCCATGGACTTGACATGACATTTACTGATTGAATTCCTGGAGGCGAATCCCCACACCCAGTAAGAGCTCCACACGGGGTACACAGCAAGAGAGAAGTCAGAGGATGTTGAGTTTGGAATCATCCAGACTAGTACTGGATCTCCAGAGCCATAATAACATGACAATGACAAAGGAGCTGGAAGTGGAAACAGACTGGCACAGAGGCTAGTAATATCCTCATTCTGTAGGTCAGGAGATTAGAATGACATACAACGACAGGCCTACAATGCGTCTGTGCACAACATGTTACATACGATAGGATACAGGAAAAAAACACATGCTATTAAATTGGCTGATACCGTTACACATAGCTACTAGTATTCACCATCAGTAAATGAAATATGTGACTGtatacagctggtatagaaatTCTAACATGCCCCCTAAATGAGAATAGTTATGATCGTAAGATTTCTAAGAGCAGGTCATCCACCATGTGTCTATGCGTGTGTCTGTACAGTGTCTAACGTTTCCTCTACACAGACCGACCTGCGTTTGGTTATTGGTGTTTGTTGTCGTCCGTTTATTTTTTTCTTGAAAACCAGCAGCACAGATGTGTGCTTGTATTCATATGAGCTGATTAATACTTGGATAGAAGCTTCGATTGTAGGAGGAGGCAGCGGTACAGACTTGGTGTCAGTGTAGTTCTTAAACCTCTCATTTAATGTACAAAAGTCATTACTACCCAGTACCCCGTTTATGAAAATGTTGATGGTGTCTTGCACACTTATGGCTCATTGAGAAATCCGCTCAGTTCAGTTCAATTGTTGGAGCAGGGGGACAGTTTTAGAATGAGACTGTTAAAGCAGAGTTCCCCCTGCATCCGCTGGCTCTGCTGCCATGGCAATGGGGTGCCTCTGGAGAGTGGCAAAATAGGTCATTGGTCATGGGGGGCTCCTCTCATAAAACAGTCATTTAGttagtgtgtacacacacacacacgcacacgcacgcacacacacacgcgcacgcacgcacgcacgcacgcacgcacgcacgcacgcacgcacgcacgcacgcacgcacgcacacacacacacactaatgataTATGCTCTCAATATCtgttaataatgtgtgtgtgtcatcattaTTCATAGAGATGAATACACAGACTAGAACACTATCTGTAAAgagctttatctctctctgtccctctctttctctctactttaCTCCCCCCCACCCCGCCCTTCATGAAACAAcctctgattacacacacacacacacactaatgatatatgctctcattctctgttaataatgtgtgtgtgtcattattaTTCATAGAGATGTAATGTATAATGGCTGGATGAGTCACTTAGTGTCTGTTCAGACCTAGAGCAACCTATAATTATCTCTCCAGGTCATTACTGTTCCCTAACATTCTCCACTCTCCTTTGACATGTCCACTCACGATGAGACTGCTATGACTACACAGAAACATTGCCACGAGACTAACCAAAAACAAAGACAATCAACCTGGTCTCGTTCACGACACTAAGCCTAGTCCACCTAGAGTTCAGCTGTAGAGGAGATACTGGAGCTGGTgtgcgagtgagtgagtgagtgagtgagtaagggagtgtgtgtggtgtgtgtagaggATTAGACAGACATCACAGTGTCTGGTATTGATTTATTCCAGCAGAGTCGAGTAATCTGACAGGAGAAAATAAACCTGAAACACCAAGCCTTTCAGTGAATGAAGGATCGCCTCTCATTCTGAGTAAATGAAGCTAAGAGGCATGGGTATTGATTCCAGTCCATGGAAGTactatgagagagaggggggggtagagagagaaatttcATTGTTGTTTTCTTTCGTTGAAGAGTTAATCGAAATATCAGAGGTCAATTAGGTCAATTCCAGGAACAAAATTAAATCCCTGATTAATTAAACTGCTAAAAACGATTCTGCACACAATTAGGCTGAATGAATATTTGCCTATTGCGTGATGTGAAATGAAGTTCAGACTTGCAGGCAGGGGTCATGTGACCTGGCTCACACAAAgacctctctgtcagcctgtcCGTGTCTTGTTCATTCTCCATGGGTcaaccttcctctctcccccacagttactcctgtcttccccttcctcctgtctcactTACCTACCTCTCACCCCCGCTACCTTTGAGCTGGTCATCGACTGGCTTGAATGCTACATACAGCACACACTTGAGAAGctgcagagaacacacacactcacacacatgggTAGACCAACCTTCTCTGCGTGGATTTCATTGGTGAGAAGATGGTGCATACAAATATAGTAAAAAAAAATCTTATGACTCTATTTCTATGTAGATGTGTGTCATTGACAAGCAGGTGTGTCATTAGTGAGGGGTTATTGTGAGGAATGGGGGCATTGTAAAGGTATTTGTGTTTCAGTTAAAGGCCAAAGTGGGAAAGGCCAGAGCACTTACCGGACAAGCGCACTACATACTCATTTGTTTTGAGCAAATTCATCCTTCATCCTCTTGACATTCATGTGTGACAATACTCATTTTTCATTGTCAGATTGTTTTTTCACTTATTAATATGGTTTATTGTATGGCAAAAGTCTCTGCTTGACTTGTATCAGAGGCGGACACAGCTGCAGCACTGGTAACCCTGACCCTTAGCTGGGATGGCAGGGTCTTCCCAGTTGTGTGTGCGTAGTTAGTCTAAACCCTGCCTTTATTCCCTCTTCAACATGCCTCTGAACTCTTGGCACTGTACTTGTCACCTCTATAATCCTTTTCACTGAGACTGTGCTGCTATGTTCTCAACCCTGTTCCCACCCCTTGtgtagggtaagagagagagagagagagagagagagagagacagagagagagagagagacagagacagagacagagagagagacagagagagacagagagagagagagagacagagagagagagagagactgagacagagacagagagagagagagagagatagacatttTATTCTGTTGACAATGAGCTCCCTGATTTTTAAGCTGAGGGGATGATTGTGTCCGAAGGACAGGAAATAAGGCGGCAGGAAGCTGCCTGCCACAGTGTAAGGACCGACGTCACTGGAGCAAGGGGAGCAGAGTTCAACATAATGGTATTGTATATTCTGTATTGTTTAATGGTGGAAGACTAAAGtatatttgtgcacaacatttgagagaaatacactttttgtgcgtatggaaaattcggggatcttttatttcagctcatgaaacatgggactaacactttatatgttgcgtttatatttttgttcagtatagtttgtaGTTCTATACatcagaggagaaagggagggagagagggtagtcAATAGAGAAGTTTTGATAGTGTTATGAAAACTGCGTTAATACTTCTTGAGAAAGTGTGAGCGATAGACTGTTAATTAACTGCCATTTTGAATATGAACTGATAAGAATTCAAACTGGGTATGTGATTCTCTGTATGGCCATGTAAATATTTACCTGTCGATAACGAATCACATTGTCAAAGCCAAATTgtttaccacacacacagacactttttCCAACTCAGATCTTGACCATTTCATTAACTGTGTCCGTAATGGTGGTTATTTTGTGGGTCCTTGTTATGGCTGTGTTTTTTACACTTGTATACAGCCCAGCAAAACAAGAAAGTAGTTGTTTTGATCagtttattgttattgttgattACTGCTAACATTGCGCCATATACAACAATGTGAGGATACGTGCTTTATATGCATGGAGTTATCCCAGGCCTAAAATCATGTAGTGAACTGGTGGAAAGGGTGCATGAGGGGTCTTAGATATTTCTCAGGACCTCATTTACCTTAATGGCTAGAGGGTAAAGCCATGGCTAGAGTGTAAAGCCAAACAGTCAAACCACAGGATGCATGGGCCAGTGTTTCAATCGGGAGTTGTCCTTAGGTGGGATGGAATGGCCTTAATGCTATATTCAgggattttatttgtatttatttaacctttatttaactaggcaagtcagttaagaacaaattcgtatttgcaatgacggcctaccccggccaaaccctaacccggacgactctgggccaattgtgcgccgccctatgggactcccaatcacggccggtggtgatatagcctggaatcgaaccagggctgtagtgatgcct includes:
- the LOC135565115 gene encoding RING finger protein 122-like — its product is MNTNPFSSITTSCALMHPFQWCNGSEGMIVSEGQEIRRQEAACHSVRTDVTGARGAEFNIMVFKLRHHAHGERFGYREVVLKGDPKKLNLHGQTCAVCLEDFKVKDELGVLPCQHAFHRK